A DNA window from Plodia interpunctella isolate USDA-ARS_2022_Savannah chromosome 12, ilPloInte3.2, whole genome shotgun sequence contains the following coding sequences:
- the LOC128674278 gene encoding uncharacterized protein LOC128674278, translating into MCAKMLFYSFYLFPLLWIGVLAEEEVSSPLRVAQCRATCLEKFAAPRPSGESSCLQVPDCFMCWENCELLQSNFQVWGAVCEERDICFPGCKVACKFHTEAAKASQTQPVIHTKGEGVMRVSGALARWPPPAPRAASRPAPLVYVVMRRAAEGPWRQIIQTQALATRVPFNNEGALLRVLVVDPQGLVTIYSPDETWVAHDTNTSNVEHKWTLKEISLIHQKVLVIGEIAWEPRIARGVYLVTWEVDGGGLKGNLFTDSTRVTLSLWPDTVYHIQVELVSRTPGVDNERSETMTIDTSRAQRVSTESVQDVQVSEGDRLMSVLVSSMRGERVPERTPDSELVLGCLSAMIAFGFAVLVAIVWRRRRRGTFPGTNVYVGSSSVLKRKLVEDFTPTAHCFQPVIAPETPSNEVAKRDVVV; encoded by the exons TTTGCGGCGCCTCGGCCCAGCGGGGAGTCTTCGTGTTTGCAGGTCCCAGACTGCTTTATG TGCTGGGAGAACTGTGAACTGCTGCAATCAAACTTCCAAGTGTGGGGAGCTGTCTGTGAAGAGAGAGATATATGT TTCCCTGGCTGCAAGGTGGCGTGCAAATTCCACACAGAAGCAGCGAAAGCATCACAAACCCAGCCGGTGATCCACACGAAGGGAGAGGGGGTGATGCGAGTGAGCGGAGCCCTCGCTCGCTGGCCTCCCCCCGCTCCCCGCGCCGCCTCCCGCCCAGCACCCCTCGTCTACGTCGTCATGCGACGCGCCGCTGAAGGGCCCTGGCGACAGATCATACAAACCCAAGCATTAGCTACAAGAGTACCCTTCAACAACGAAGGAGCACTTCTCAGAGTCCTTGTCGTAGACCCACAAGGTCTCGTCACAATTTACAGTCCAGACGAAACATGGGTTGCCCACGACACGAACACGTCAAACGTGGAACATAAATGgactttaaaagaaatatcccTCATCCACCAAAAAGTACTCGTTATTGGAGAAATTGCGTGGGAACCTAGAATAGCAAGGGGAGTATACCTTGTCACTTGGGAAGTGGATGGTGGAGGTTTAAAAGGAAATCTATTTACAGACTCAACACGAGTTACCTTATCTTTGTGGCCTGACACAGTCTATCATATACAGGTAGAGTTGGTTTCACGAACTCCAGGAGTTGACAATGAGAGGTCAGAAACCATGACAATTGATACAAGTCGTGCTCAGAGGGTTTCCACCGAGAGCGTCCAAGACGTACAAGTAAGTGAAGGTGACCGTCTAATGTCAGTATTAGTGAGCTCCATGCGTGGAGAAAGAGTACCTGAGCGTACTCCTGACTCAGAATTAGTCTTGGGATGCTTATCAGCTATGATTGCATTTGGGTTTGCAGTCCTTGTTGCTATTGTCTGGAGACGAAGAAGGCGAGGTACTTTTCCCGGCACCAACGTTTATGTAGGCTCATCGTCTGtcctaaaaagaaaattggttgaagACTTCACTCCAACAGCACATTGCTTTCAACCAGTCATAGCTCCAGAAACCCCCAGCAATGAGGTAGCCAAGCGAGATGTCGTTGTGTGA